The nucleotide sequence GGCTATTGGGCAGCTTATGGAGGATGAAAAGCCCTCTGTACGCATAGGGCTGGCAATGCCTGGGCCATTTGACTATGAGAAGGGGATTTCATGGATCGGCAGTACCCAGGACAAATACGAGGTGTTATACGGGAAAAATATAAAAGAGCTACTTGCCAGTTATTTGGGAATAGCTCCATCCCAAATCAAGTTTAAAAACGACGCAGCCTGTTTCCTGCAAGGAGAGATCTTTGCAGGCGCAGGTAAAGGTTATCAAAGGGCCATCGGGATGACTTTGGGAACTGGGGCAGGAACGGCCTACTATCATGGCACTGAAGCCCAAGATGCTGCTCGTTGGGGCGATCAATTTGGAGAAAGCATTGTGGAAGATCACTTTTCTACGCGTTGGTTTGCTAAAAAGTACCTTGAAAAGACCGGAAAGCAACTGGCAGGGGTGAAGGAAATGTTGGACTTAGCAGACAAGGAGTGGGTAAGCAGCACATTTGAAGAGTTTGGTAGTTTGCTGGGACAGTATTTAAACAGGTTTATGGAAGAGGAAAGTCCCGAAATAGTCATTATTGGGGGAAGTATTTCTAGGTCATCTGATTTATTTTTTCCAGCAGTAAAAAACACATTGAAGGAAAAGAACAAAAAAATCCCCTTGGTGAAAAGTGTACTAGGAGAACAAGGAGCATTGATCGGTGCTGGAAGTGTCTGGTATGAAGAAGCATTTTAGTGGGAAAGAAAGTGAAGGTCAGTTGTTTGGATGAAGTGAATTGACAATTTTGGAAAAGGATTTTAACAATAACCATAAAATACCAATGAACTTTACATATAGACTGACGTTGCTGGTCATTATACTTTTTGTTTTTTTTCATTCAGCTTGGTCCCAAGTTGGTTTGCGTTGTGAATACCTTAAAGATCCTTTGGGCATAGATGCTGCCCAGCCTCGTTTGACCTGGGAAATGAATGATAAGCGGCCTGGTGCGCAACAAACAGCTTTTAGGATAATTGTCTATTCATCTACTAATGCTTCCGGTAATCAGCCTGATGTCGTTTGGGATACGGGCAAACAGCCAGGTGATCAACAACTCATCACTTATTCGGGGAAGTCATTAAGGCCGTTTACGACCTATTCTTGGACTGTCGAAGTTTGGGACAAGGAGGGGGAAAGTTTGGGAACGTCTTCAGTGGCCCATTTTGAGACGGGTATGATGGCTGAGGAAAACTGGCAAGGAGCCTGGATAGGAGATGGGCAATCCAAAGCAGTCAAGCCTGCGCCCTATTTCAGAAAGGAGTTTGATGCCAAAAAGAAAATTAAAAGTGCGAGGGCATATATTGCCGTTGGTGGATTGTATGAGCTGAGCATCAATGGAAAGCGAGTCGGCAATCACCAACTGGACCCTGCCTATACCCGGTTTGACAGGAGGCTTTTATATGTTACCCATGATGTAACGGAATTCCTTCAGGAGGGGAACAATGCCCTAGGTGTTTTGCTGGGTAATGGCTGGTATAATCATCAGTCTACTGCAGTTTGGGATTTTCACCAGGCACCTTGGAGGAACAGACCTACATTTTGTTTGGATCTGAGGATTATCTATGAAGATGGAACAGTAGAGACCATTGGGACTGGAAAGGATTGGAAGACCCATTTGAGCCCTGTTATTTTTAACAGTATTTATACTGCTGAGCATTATGATGCAAGATTGGAATTGCCTGGCTGGGATCAAGCAGGATATGATGATGCCGAATGGGAAGATGTCTTTTACCGCTCAGCTCCTAGCAAAACCATAGTTGCTCAAGTGATGCCTCCCATTAGGCATAATGTGCGCTTGTCCGCCAAAAGTGCCCATAAGATCAATGACAGCACCTATGTGTTTGATGTGGGCAGAAACATTTCTGGGGTAAGTGAAATCACCTTAGCTGGCCAAGAGGGGACCACTTTAAGACTGAAACATGGAGAAAGGCTAAAAGAAAATGGTCAAGTGGATATGTCCAATATTGATGTACATTATAGACCCACAGATGACACGGATCCATTTCAAACGGATATTTTTATTCTTAGTGGAAAGGGAAAAGAGACTTTTGTTCCCAAGTTCAACTATAAAGGCTTTCAATACGTGGAAGTAACTGCGGATAGACCCATTGAACTAAAGAAAGATAACTTAAGTGCTTATTTTATGTACAGTGATGTGCCAGAAGTGGGAGGGATCAAGTCCAGCAATAATACCTTGGATTTACTTTTGTCTGCCACCAACAGTTCCTATTTGTCCAATCTCTTTGGCTATCCTACCGATTGTCCCCAAAGGGAAAAAAATGGATGGACAGGAGATGCCCATATAGCGATAGAGACAGGACTTTACAGTTATGATGGTATCAAGGTCTATGAGAAATGGATGGACGACCATAGGGATGAACAGCAGCCCAATGGTGTTTTGCCTTCTATTATTCCTACTTCAGGTTGGGGCTATGAATGGGGAAATGGCCCAGATTGGACCAGTACCATATGCTTGATTCCATGGAATGTATTTCTGTTTTACGGTGATCAGCGGATTTTGGAGGAGAATTTCGAGGCCATGAAAAAGTATGTGGACCATATTACGGCTATCAGCGAGGATGGGCTTACGGCATGGGGATTAGGTGATTGGGTACCCGTGAAATCAAAATCTCCAGTTGAGTATACTTCTTCAGCATATTATTATGTCGATGCCAAGATTTTGTCAAAAGTAGCCGGTTTATTGGGGCAAGTGGAAGATGAGGTAAGGT is from Echinicola marina and encodes:
- a CDS encoding ROK family protein; translation: MHANKVLGVDVGGSHITVGQVDLETRRLLDDKLVRQHVNSKGSEEEILRSWSKAIGQLMEDEKPSVRIGLAMPGPFDYEKGISWIGSTQDKYEVLYGKNIKELLASYLGIAPSQIKFKNDAACFLQGEIFAGAGKGYQRAIGMTLGTGAGTAYYHGTEAQDAARWGDQFGESIVEDHFSTRWFAKKYLEKTGKQLAGVKEMLDLADKEWVSSTFEEFGSLLGQYLNRFMEEESPEIVIIGGSISRSSDLFFPAVKNTLKEKNKKIPLVKSVLGEQGALIGAGSVWYEEAF
- a CDS encoding alpha-L-rhamnosidase yields the protein MNFTYRLTLLVIILFVFFHSAWSQVGLRCEYLKDPLGIDAAQPRLTWEMNDKRPGAQQTAFRIIVYSSTNASGNQPDVVWDTGKQPGDQQLITYSGKSLRPFTTYSWTVEVWDKEGESLGTSSVAHFETGMMAEENWQGAWIGDGQSKAVKPAPYFRKEFDAKKKIKSARAYIAVGGLYELSINGKRVGNHQLDPAYTRFDRRLLYVTHDVTEFLQEGNNALGVLLGNGWYNHQSTAVWDFHQAPWRNRPTFCLDLRIIYEDGTVETIGTGKDWKTHLSPVIFNSIYTAEHYDARLELPGWDQAGYDDAEWEDVFYRSAPSKTIVAQVMPPIRHNVRLSAKSAHKINDSTYVFDVGRNISGVSEITLAGQEGTTLRLKHGERLKENGQVDMSNIDVHYRPTDDTDPFQTDIFILSGKGKETFVPKFNYKGFQYVEVTADRPIELKKDNLSAYFMYSDVPEVGGIKSSNNTLDLLLSATNSSYLSNLFGYPTDCPQREKNGWTGDAHIAIETGLYSYDGIKVYEKWMDDHRDEQQPNGVLPSIIPTSGWGYEWGNGPDWTSTICLIPWNVFLFYGDQRILEENFEAMKKYVDHITAISEDGLTAWGLGDWVPVKSKSPVEYTSSAYYYVDAKILSKVAGLLGQVEDEVRYAALAKKIRKAINDKYLDRERGIYGSGIQTEMSVALQWDIVPDELRAKVAENLAKRVEKDGFHLDVGLLGTKAILNALSENGYADVAYKMASQETYPSWGWWIVNGATTLYENWNIDSESDISMNHIMFGEVGAWMYKALGGILPDPEQPGFKNVILSPNFVTGLDAFEVHHTGPYGEIRSAWQKEKKNRLTYKVRIPANSTASLRLPSGARLKQSDKTVLQPVLKGRTYDEYNIRSGEYDFDILLKP